The following are from one region of the Gloeomargarita lithophora Alchichica-D10 genome:
- the pcrA gene encoding DNA helicase PcrA, with protein sequence MDTQTLLLSGLNPAQCQAVQHFCGPLLVVAGAGSGKTRALTYRIAYLLEHYRVDPEHILAVTFTNKAAKEIKMRIEDLLAQRLAKQAGQEFDQLSGVEQNQLRSQVYRNVTRQLWMGTFHSLCGRLLRYDIEKYQDEQGRQWTKNFTILDEGEAQTLIKQITQKDMNLDEKRFETRQVRYTISRIKNQGKSPSQYEREEANYRGRVIAEVYSRYQQELAKNNSLDFDDLLLVPVRLFQQNEQILTYWHQQFRHIAVDEYQDTNHTQYELIRLLATNGRTAQDIPWQNRSIFVVGDADQSIYRFRGADFTILMNFQNDFGDRLPDDDTRTMVKLEQNYRSVANILTAANHLIQHNQERIDKVLRPSHGNGEKIITFEATDERDEADYILQKLRYLQQKNPHYSWQNFAILYRTNAQSRALEEVLVRGDIPYHVVGGLRFYDRKEIKDALAYLRLLVNPTDNLSLIRVINTPRRGIGKTTLDQIGQMATEGDRSLWQVIAGTDALTQLKGKTAKSIQEFVYLIEHWQQQLDTKTAPEIIQGILTQSGYRRELELESTDESAERLQNLQELVNAAIQYGEENEDTSLIGFLSNASLASDLDQLEQGPEKITLMTLHASKGLEFPVVFLVGLEQGLFPNFRSLNDPVALEEERRLCYVGITRAKERLFLTHATSRRLYGNQREPAVASMFLEELPPDVVQADGAQSWGNPTQTVKIHPRAHRPAAQTPPRRTWSVGDRCLHRKFGVGQITHIFGQEPRVHLGIRFESHPTPKMIDPRLVELTPLEDG encoded by the coding sequence ATGGACACCCAAACCCTGCTCTTGTCGGGTCTGAATCCGGCACAATGCCAAGCGGTACAACATTTCTGTGGCCCCTTGCTGGTGGTGGCGGGGGCGGGTTCCGGCAAAACCCGTGCCTTAACCTACCGGATTGCCTATCTCCTGGAACATTATCGGGTTGACCCAGAACATATCCTAGCCGTGACTTTTACCAACAAGGCGGCCAAGGAAATTAAAATGCGGATTGAGGATTTGCTCGCCCAACGTTTAGCGAAACAGGCGGGTCAGGAATTTGACCAGTTATCCGGGGTAGAACAAAATCAATTGCGCTCCCAAGTTTACCGTAATGTGACTCGCCAGCTTTGGATGGGAACTTTTCATAGTTTATGTGGCCGATTATTGCGGTATGATATTGAAAAATATCAGGATGAACAGGGTCGTCAATGGACTAAAAATTTCACCATATTAGATGAGGGAGAAGCACAAACTCTGATTAAACAAATTACCCAAAAGGATATGAATTTAGATGAAAAACGTTTTGAAACTCGGCAAGTACGCTATACAATCAGTCGCATTAAAAATCAGGGCAAATCCCCCAGTCAATACGAACGGGAAGAAGCCAATTACCGGGGGCGGGTGATTGCCGAAGTATATAGCCGCTATCAACAGGAACTCGCTAAAAACAATAGCCTTGATTTTGATGATTTATTGCTGGTGCCCGTGCGTTTATTTCAACAGAATGAGCAAATTTTAACCTACTGGCATCAGCAGTTTCGTCACATCGCCGTAGATGAGTATCAAGATACGAATCATACCCAGTATGAGTTGATTCGCTTGCTGGCTACCAATGGTCGCACTGCCCAGGATATTCCCTGGCAAAATCGTTCGATTTTTGTGGTGGGAGATGCGGATCAATCCATTTATCGCTTCCGGGGCGCGGATTTTACGATTTTGATGAATTTTCAAAATGATTTTGGGGATCGCCTGCCCGATGATGACACCCGGACGATGGTGAAACTAGAGCAAAATTATCGTTCGGTGGCCAACATTTTAACGGCGGCCAACCATCTGATTCAACACAACCAAGAACGGATTGATAAAGTTTTACGCCCCAGTCATGGTAACGGTGAAAAAATCATTACCTTTGAAGCAACGGATGAACGGGACGAAGCGGATTATATCCTGCAAAAATTACGATATTTACAACAAAAAAATCCCCACTATTCTTGGCAAAATTTTGCCATTTTATACCGCACTAATGCCCAATCTCGTGCCCTGGAAGAAGTGCTGGTGCGGGGGGATATTCCCTACCATGTGGTGGGGGGATTGCGCTTCTATGACCGCAAGGAAATTAAAGATGCTTTGGCCTATTTGCGATTGTTAGTTAATCCCACGGATAATCTCAGTTTAATCCGGGTGATTAATACGCCTAGACGCGGGATTGGCAAAACAACTTTAGACCAGATTGGGCAGATGGCAACCGAAGGCGACCGTTCCCTATGGCAGGTGATCGCCGGGACGGATGCCCTCACCCAATTGAAGGGAAAAACCGCTAAATCTATTCAAGAATTTGTTTATCTCATTGAACATTGGCAACAGCAACTCGACACCAAAACCGCTCCCGAAATTATCCAGGGGATTCTCACCCAATCGGGTTACCGGCGGGAGTTAGAATTGGAAAGCACCGATGAGTCCGCCGAGCGGTTGCAGAATTTGCAGGAATTGGTGAATGCGGCGATTCAGTATGGGGAAGAAAATGAGGATACCTCCCTCATTGGTTTTTTATCCAACGCGTCCCTGGCTTCGGATTTAGACCAGTTGGAACAAGGCCCGGAAAAAATCACTTTGATGACCCTCCATGCTTCCAAAGGGTTGGAATTTCCGGTGGTATTTTTAGTGGGTTTAGAACAGGGACTTTTTCCCAATTTTCGTTCCCTGAATGACCCGGTAGCACTGGAAGAGGAACGCCGTTTGTGTTATGTGGGCATTACCAGGGCAAAGGAACGGCTATTTCTCACCCACGCCACCTCCCGCCGTCTGTACGGCAACCAACGGGAACCAGCGGTGGCTTCCATGTTTTTAGAAGAACTGCCGCCCGATGTGGTGCAGGCCGATGGTGCCCAAAGTTGGGGCAATCCCACCCAAACGGTCAAAATCCACCCTAGGGCGCATCGCCCCGCCGCTCAAACACCTCCCCGCCGTACCTGGAGCGTGGGGGATCGCTGTCTCCACCGTAAGTTTGGGGTGGGGCAAATTACCCACATTTTTGGTCAAGAACCACGGGTACATTTGGGCATCCGCTTTGAGAGCCATCCCACCCCCAAAATGATTGACCCCCGCCTAGTGGAATTGACCCCCCTTGAAGATGGGTGA